The Corynebacterium atypicum genome contains the following window.
CATACCCAAATTTCCAGTTCCACTGGAATCCGGTGACGTCGACCGCCACCTTGGGATCCTTATCCAACGCAACGACCTTTTGTTGGGTCTGCACGGTGAAGAAGAAGAGCGCCATGACGATCACGATCGGCAGCGCGGTGAGCACGAGCTCCAGCGGAATGTTGTACTGAAGCTGCTTGGGAAATTCGCCCTTCCCGTTCTTCTTGGCACGCTTTGCACCCCAGCGGAAAATCGCCCAGAGGAAGATGCCCCACATGATGATGCCAATGGTCCAAGCCGCAACCCAGACCCACACCCAGAAGTGACCCATGGCCTCAGCCTCCGGGGTAATGCCCTGCGGCCAGCCCATGCGCAAAAGCTTGTCCACCGGCTCCGGCGGTGCGACTTCGCAGCCCGCCAAGGAGAGCCCGGCGACAGCCATCAGCCCGCCGGCGACAGCCTTGCGGCCGATGCCTCGCCTGTTTCGCTGTTCCACGTGTGTCTGCCTTTCTTTTCTACGCAGCTGTAGAGGACACATCTCACGGTTCCTATTCCCACAGGATAGTCCATGTCGAGTGCCTGACCACCTGGCCCTTTCGCCGCGGGACCTGCTCACCTTTGACCATTGGAGCAGTCCGCACAGGTGTGGGCATTTTTGGCTCGTAAAAACGGCAGACCGGCGGAGATAGAGTTCATCCCTAAGTTTGCACCCATGTGGGGATCCTTTTGGGTGGGTACCGGGCGCCACAAAGTTTTATCCTTCCGTCCCGGGCGCTAACTGAGAGTAGTTTCCGGAGTCTCTGCGCACAGCCTCGCCATTGCTCTCCGTGAAGCGGGGAGCCCGCGGCGGGCTCGAAGGGCGGTGGCACGTCGGGTAAGATCCTGCCTGTCAATAGCGGCGGCCGCAGCCGGGTTGTTTGCGCCGACCGGCCGCCAGACGCCTCTCGGACCTTTAGGAGCTTATAACACATGTGCGGTCTGCTCGGCCTCCTCACCAGCAATCAGACGGCCAACCAGTACCTCGAAGCCGTCCGGGAGGCGCTCCCGTGCATGAGGCACCGGGGGCCGGACGGCACCGACACGTTTGCTAACGATGACGTCGTATTCGGCTTCAACCGCCTTTCCATCATCGACCTCGCCCATTCGCACCAGCCGCTGACGTGGGGGCCGGAGGAAGATCCGGAGCGCTACACGTTGACCTTTAACGGCGAGATCTACAACTACATCGAGCTGCGTGAGGAGCTGAAGGCCGCCGGTCTTCCCTTCCACACGACTGGCGATACGGAGACCATTGCCGCCGGGTTTCATCACTGGGGCGAAAACGTGGTCGATCACCTACGCGGGATGTTTGCCTTCGCCATCTGGGATTCAAAGTCCCGGTCGCTTTTCCTGGCTCGCGATCAATTTGGCATCAAGCCCATGTTCATCGCTACCACCGAGGCTGGCACCGCGTTTTCCTCGGAGAAAAAGACGCTGCTCGCCCTAGCCGAGCGGATGGGCATCGACCTGTCGCTTGACCGGCGCGCCATTGAGCACTACGTCGACCTGCAGTACGTCCCCGAGCCAGAGACGCTCCACCAGGGCATCCGTCGGCTCGAGTCTGGCTGCTGCGCGACCGTGTCGCCGGGCGGCGAGCTGGCGGTGCGCCGTTACTTCAAGCCCCGTTTCCACGCGACACCCGTTCCTAAGGGCCAGGAACAGGATCTCTTCGACCGCATCACCAACGTTCTCGAAGACTCCGTGGCCAAGCACATGCGCGCGGACGTCACCGTAGGTTCGTTCTTGTCCGGCGGGATCGATTCGACGGCGATCGCCGCGCTGGCCAAGCGCCACAACCCGAAACTCCTCACCTTCACCACGGGCTTCGAGCGGGAGGGCTATTCGGAAGTCGACGTGGCCGCCGAGTCCGCCGCGGCCATCGGCACCGAGCACATCGTCAAGATTGTCTCCCCCGAAGAGTATGCCGACGCCGTCCCGAAGATCATGTGGTACCTCGACGACCCGGTGGCCGATCCGTCGCTAGTCCCCCTGTACTTTGTCGCCGCCGAGGCCCGTAAACACGTTAAAGTGGTCCTCTCCGGCGAGGGGGCGGATGAGCTCTTCGGTGGCTACACCATCTACAAGGAGCCGCTGTCCCTTAAGCCCTTTGAGAAGGTACCCGCGCCCCTGCTCAAGGGCCTGCGTCGCCTCTCCGCGGTTCTTCCCGATGGCGTCAAGGGCAAGTCACTGCTCGAGCGCGGCACGCAGCCCATGGAGGACCGCTACTACGGCAACGCTCGCTCGTTCAACTTTAAACAGCTCAACCGCGTGCTGCCCTGGGCCAAGCCAGAGTGGGACCACCGCGAGGTCACCCGGCCCATCTACGCACAATCGACCGAAATGGACCCGGTTGCCCGCATGCAGCACCTCGACCTGTTCACCTGGATGCGCGGCGACATCCTGGTCAA
Protein-coding sequences here:
- the asnB gene encoding asparagine synthase (glutamine-hydrolyzing), whose product is MCGLLGLLTSNQTANQYLEAVREALPCMRHRGPDGTDTFANDDVVFGFNRLSIIDLAHSHQPLTWGPEEDPERYTLTFNGEIYNYIELREELKAAGLPFHTTGDTETIAAGFHHWGENVVDHLRGMFAFAIWDSKSRSLFLARDQFGIKPMFIATTEAGTAFSSEKKTLLALAERMGIDLSLDRRAIEHYVDLQYVPEPETLHQGIRRLESGCCATVSPGGELAVRRYFKPRFHATPVPKGQEQDLFDRITNVLEDSVAKHMRADVTVGSFLSGGIDSTAIAALAKRHNPKLLTFTTGFEREGYSEVDVAAESAAAIGTEHIVKIVSPEEYADAVPKIMWYLDDPVADPSLVPLYFVAAEARKHVKVVLSGEGADELFGGYTIYKEPLSLKPFEKVPAPLLKGLRRLSAVLPDGVKGKSLLERGTQPMEDRYYGNARSFNFKQLNRVLPWAKPEWDHREVTRPIYAQSTEMDPVARMQHLDLFTWMRGDILVKADKINMANSLELRVPFLDKEVFRVAESIPYDLKIAHGTTKYALRKALENIVPAHVLHRRKLGFPVPMRHWLAGDELYGWAQDQIKASQTDDIFDKPAVLEMLKEHRDGVSDHSRRLWTVLAFMIWHGIFIEDRIHPTIDTPDYPVDI